The Pongo abelii isolate AG06213 chromosome 20, NHGRI_mPonAbe1-v2.0_pri, whole genome shotgun sequence genome window below encodes:
- the CAPNS1 gene encoding calpain small subunit 1 isoform X2, with amino-acid sequence MSVDRGFSEAAAQYNPEPPPPRTHYSNIEANESEEVRQFRRLFAQLAGDDMEVSATELMNILNKVVTRHPDLKTDGFGIDTCRSMVAVMDSDTTGKLGFEEFKYLWNNIKRWQAIYKQFDTDRSGTICSSELPGAFEAAGFHLNEHLYNMIIRRYSDESGNMDFDNFISCLVRLDAMFRAFKSLDKDGTGQIQVNIQEWLQLTMYS; translated from the exons ATGAGTGTGGACAGAGGTTTTAG CGAGGCGGCTGCGCAGTACAACCCGGAGCCCCCG CCCCCACGCACACATTACTCCAACATTGAGGCGAACGAGAGTGAGGAGGTCCGGCAGTTCCGGAGACTCTTTGCCCAGCTGGCTGGAGAT GACATGGAGGTCAGCGCCACAGAACTCATGAACATTCTCAACAAGGTTGTGACACGAC ACCCTGATCTGAAGACTGATGGTTTTGGCATTGACACATGTCGCAGCATGGTGGCCGTGATGGAT AGCGACACCACAGGCAAGCTGGGCTTTGAGGAATTCAAGTACTTGTGGAACAACATCAAAAGGTGGCAG GCCATATACAAACAGTTCGACACTGACCGATCAGGGACCATTTGCAGTAGTGAACTCCCAGGGGCCTTTGAGGCAGCAG GGTTCCACCTGAATGAGCATCTCTATAACATGATCATCCGACGCTACTCAGATGAAAGTGGGAACATGGATTTTGACAACTTCATCAGCTGCTTGGTCAGGCTGGACGCCATGTTCC GTGCCTTCAAATCTCTTGACAAAGATGGCACTGGACAAATCCAGGTGAACATCCAGGAG TGGCTGCAGCTGACTATGTATTCCTGA
- the CAPNS1 gene encoding calpain small subunit 1 isoform X3: MEVSATELMNILNKVVTRHPDLKTDGFGIDTCRSMVAVMDSDTTGKLGFEEFKYLWNNIKRWQAIYKQFDTDRSGTICSSELPGAFEAAGFHLNEHLYNMIIRRYSDESGNMDFDNFISCLVRLDAMFRAFKSLDKDGTGQIQVNIQEWLQLTMYS; encoded by the exons ATGGAGGTCAGCGCCACAGAACTCATGAACATTCTCAACAAGGTTGTGACACGAC ACCCTGATCTGAAGACTGATGGTTTTGGCATTGACACATGTCGCAGCATGGTGGCCGTGATGGAT AGCGACACCACAGGCAAGCTGGGCTTTGAGGAATTCAAGTACTTGTGGAACAACATCAAAAGGTGGCAG GCCATATACAAACAGTTCGACACTGACCGATCAGGGACCATTTGCAGTAGTGAACTCCCAGGGGCCTTTGAGGCAGCAG GGTTCCACCTGAATGAGCATCTCTATAACATGATCATCCGACGCTACTCAGATGAAAGTGGGAACATGGATTTTGACAACTTCATCAGCTGCTTGGTCAGGCTGGACGCCATGTTCC GTGCCTTCAAATCTCTTGACAAAGATGGCACTGGACAAATCCAGGTGAACATCCAGGAG TGGCTGCAGCTGACTATGTATTCCTGA
- the CAPNS1 gene encoding calpain small subunit 1 isoform X1: MFLVNSFLKGGGGGGGGGGGLGNVLGGLISGAGGGGGGGGGGGGGGGGGTAMRILGGVISAISEAAAQYNPEPPPPRTHYSNIEANESEEVRQFRRLFAQLAGDDMEVSATELMNILNKVVTRHPDLKTDGFGIDTCRSMVAVMDSDTTGKLGFEEFKYLWNNIKRWQAIYKQFDTDRSGTICSSELPGAFEAAGFHLNEHLYNMIIRRYSDESGNMDFDNFISCLVRLDAMFRAFKSLDKDGTGQIQVNIQEWLQLTMYS, encoded by the exons ATGTTCCTGGTTAACTCATTCTTGaagggcggcggcggcggcggcgggggagGCGGGGGCCTGGGGAATGTGCTTGGAGGCCTGATCAGCGGggccgggggcggcggcggcggcggtggtggaggcggcggcggcggtggcggtggAACGGCCATGCGCATCCTAGGCGGAGTCATCAGCGCCATCAG CGAGGCGGCTGCGCAGTACAACCCGGAGCCCCCG CCCCCACGCACACATTACTCCAACATTGAGGCGAACGAGAGTGAGGAGGTCCGGCAGTTCCGGAGACTCTTTGCCCAGCTGGCTGGAGAT GACATGGAGGTCAGCGCCACAGAACTCATGAACATTCTCAACAAGGTTGTGACACGAC ACCCTGATCTGAAGACTGATGGTTTTGGCATTGACACATGTCGCAGCATGGTGGCCGTGATGGAT AGCGACACCACAGGCAAGCTGGGCTTTGAGGAATTCAAGTACTTGTGGAACAACATCAAAAGGTGGCAG GCCATATACAAACAGTTCGACACTGACCGATCAGGGACCATTTGCAGTAGTGAACTCCCAGGGGCCTTTGAGGCAGCAG GGTTCCACCTGAATGAGCATCTCTATAACATGATCATCCGACGCTACTCAGATGAAAGTGGGAACATGGATTTTGACAACTTCATCAGCTGCTTGGTCAGGCTGGACGCCATGTTCC GTGCCTTCAAATCTCTTGACAAAGATGGCACTGGACAAATCCAGGTGAACATCCAGGAG TGGCTGCAGCTGACTATGTATTCCTGA